From the Palaemon carinicauda isolate YSFRI2023 chromosome 4, ASM3689809v2, whole genome shotgun sequence genome, the window atatatgatccgcaaggtggcagcggatgctcttctcgggttcaacccaatagagttggaatggtacacggacgcagatccattccctcccagaaggggacaagtccccgagctgcagatcgttctcttcatcacgagcgttatcaagatactatctcgttatttagtcccatacgaggatcctctaatggaggtaacagacatcatgtctctacaatagaagtgatggacttagaattcctgttcagcccatcaaatttcctccggaaggccctctacatgctgagacccttccagggaagaggggctctgttggctcccaggtagcccaaaaACACCCCGTTCCCTgcaatgaaggaactgaggctgaggctagtcctagttatgcacctaggattatctaggaggttcagaagttttctgccttcgatttatcacagtacacctgatcccttcattttatgaattccttgcccttaacggttaggaaaaagactgggatcttaaaggcaaaatagaattcctagaagaatacaagtctagtcaacaagaagacaatacgagtcttcttgggaaaagtaaattgttttgtaaagcaaaagggcccaaaaacaatctcatgatcttctgcctgtccttctctgtccacccctatattcagggtctggcggccgacagcacgttggcctttgaggaaggaggcagtgtatccttggatattATGAGAACGCTAGTttttcggccttgtctccatataaacccttgagtaagcaccaagggtatggccgactttgcgagagaggtcacttgatgggatctttggatccatggaccattatctctgtgcaagtcagccctgactagacctcttctatatgccctttaaatggatctaacgattgaaatctttaataaatttccgataacatgtgcaggcttaggcctgcaacgcccctaaagcccatctcatggtctttggataaggtcctacattatgcctcacctgtgaacaatgaggactgttccctcaagcatctaacctaaaaggttatttttttcggtttgctatagcctctggtactagagttagtgaaatagtggccctatctggagatgagggccacattaagtgggagaactgcatctctttctgatttaacctttctcattaaagacatcctacctactaagaggtggggctcctggagaatctgccctctgaaggaagatgtctctctaggtctgctagagtgtctaaggtctatcttcatagaacttcagacttcaggaggaacagctctttacaggaggaaactttggatcaaactatccctacaactgagggcgaagctcacctaccttcttcgcggagcggatcctgacagtacccctgcagataaaagatccgaggaaagttgcttcatcactgaacccttcagtgtgtggacttcagcctcttcgtttaCTACTGATCGGAggctaagcaaatctatggattgaagcattatgtggtggcagcaggtgctatttggaccctgtcgtctagctctgcgatgaacagtaaattgattgggactatcaattgacaggagaaggggtcagcaattttcgtgtgacctccctttaaataagtgttgccaaggtaacactaaatctgttcagaatctcaggtgtgaaattatacggataccactagtgccgtgtgtacatagtacacagtgttgttagactatttcatgtaaagaaattataaacaaaagtcttgttaaaagagcttttcttcagtttgagagtggcactcatcattttcccctttcaaaaaggggaatattaatttctgtgtatgtctctcgtataatttccttatcatgctacattcatttagcatgtagtcatttattaggaataaatgtctattaaaatgcagttgtgtcctaattcgcccaacaattgcatgtttaaaataccagagttccttaacttactcatgtaagtttGCTGTATAGCTTACAATgttatgcttacaatcaatggatgaggacactgatattggttccgcaatatatacaatccttgagaccgtttgtattctcagtgtattcttatgtttgttcatacaatatatgctaccttgaggcccttttctaacATCTAAAAatgacttccctgcagggggcaggaagcactaacattgttatgcttagtgatgatgacggataacagtaacgtcatttgtctcaattggcccttttggccatagaaatattgtcccaaggttaaggcactgacacaaaaccacagatacattaattctctggtatgcttccattaggacgtcatggcttgagcccaaaaaacggattttgagcgaagcgaaaaatctatttttgggtgagatggccatgacatcctaatggacccacccttcttttctatgaaaagatcttcacggtttccccccctgatctactgtatctgtagcaccttgctcaacgctacaaggaatgaccgtcagagggagttggcgcggttgtgatacgattgtagtaggggaaccagggtaatctttgttgcggttacccttctattctgccacgtattccccctagagcctagaggcgtaaaggctattcggggtgcagattgccatgtggcgtgtcaagaatacgtcccctgatgatatacgatacccttgagagtaatcttaaaggtactcacgccagaagttagaattctctgaaacctttggtttgattctctgggaatatcactgtagtcatatataccctttggaagctactaaaggaaccttccattaggacgtcatggccatctcaccctaaaatagatttttcgcttcgctcaaaatctgttttctaaGCTTCAAAATAGACGGCAAGCGCTTCTCAAAATTGGCATGTGTTTCCGTACGCCGTTCTTGTAAAATAAGTTTTAGTTCTGGCACGAGTTCTCATTGCATGATGACGTATTTACTTCAGGGGTGTAACCGGTGGTTTTACAGGTCCTATCACGAGGAAACCCTTCGCACTATAGGGCCTATATGTTTGCTGTAGAGCTTACAATCTTAGGTATCAATTAAAAGTATCACAACGTATCCGGCATTAATTGTCAAATACATTGTGGAAGCACTTAGAaagcaagaaagtcttcagcttttttttttttttttttgaaatccttGATATCTTACATGTATGAATATTATAGGCTggctggggcaccagccacccgctgagatactactgctagagagttattgagtcctttgtctggccacgcagacggtactacattggatccgtctctctctggttacggctcattttcctttgcctacacattcaccaaatagtctggtctattctatcCACATCTCTtttctcatacaactgacaacactgagattaccaaacaattcttcttcgctcttgggtttaactactgtactgtatttgttcagtggctactttcctcttggtaagagtagaagagactccgtagctatggtaagcagctcttctaggtgaaggacactccaaaatcaaaccattgttctgtaatcttagatagtgccataaccttcataccatggtcttccactgtcttagggtagagttctcatgcttgagggtatactcttcctcttgttttctttttttaaagtttctatatttcatatttgaaagatctgttttaatgttgttactgttcataagatattttatttcaattgtccattacttctcttgtagtgtaattatttccttgtttcctttcttcactgagctacttttccaactagggttgtagcttagataataataataataataataataataataataataataataatgatactactactactactactactactactactactactactactactaataatgatgatgatgatgctgatgctcatagtaataataataataataataataataataataataataataataataaacaactcttCGTTCTTCTCTTTCTATTAGATAGCATGGTGATAGTATtggtagaaattatatttttacccCCATTCAGTTGTTCTTTATCATCCTCCATGTTCAAGAAAATGTTCTAGTTTGTACGCACGTTGACATTATAGACGGTTTATTTCTTCAAGTTTGAATTTACTATGTGAGTGGCAATTTCATTCTCACTGTGACGAACTAAACTGATTTTACTTGAAAGAGATCAACTCGACTGGTTTTGATCTTATAAAGGTAAACTTAACTAAGATTTCACAGAGGCCAAAACTACTTTCCTTATTGTCGTTACTCTAATTATTGTAAAGAACTctcgatactactactactactactactactactactactactactactactactactactactactaataataataataataagccgttATATGGGaatgtatcattgtccataagtaGGCTAGATTTTCAGtcgcattttatattttttttatatataatttcaaatattccGGCGCTGAAAAACCTCAATGGCCACACGGCCTAATTTTATAGGCAAATCCAATCTAAAACTGTTAATATTGATTAATTTCACTCGTAAGCTTCTACATTTACAACTGTAGCTCATTGTAGAATTTTCTCATAGATACGGCAATTTTAGTCGATACAGCCCAGAACGAAGGGGATACTGGCGCTTAAAGAGATTGTTTATTCAAACGCAAGCTTGTATACGGAGTAAGAGTATCATTTCTtgtaaaaatgtaattttttcaaaCCTATGTTTATGGAAAACAAGGTTAAAATTATTTATAAGCGCATTGTGTTATTCTAGATATCCAGTGGTGTTAAGTATTTGCTCAAGATCCCTTGGCCTTATGTAAAAAATGTCTCAACATTGTAAAATTGGAGTTCTTTCATAAATGCATATGGTTTTTATCGGACGAAGTTGCGAGTTTCACAACCTATCCTTTGGGGTGGAGGGTGTTATGAGGCCTACTTTATATGTTAGCAGTATCTCTATTTTTTTGTGGTTACCCTTCCAAGTTCCAACCTCAAAGCTGCTTTAAGAACgaccatggaatatatatatatatatatatatatatatatatatatatatatatatatatatatatatatatatatatatatatatatatatacatacatatatatatatatatatatatatatatatatatatatatatatatatatatatatatatatatatatatatacactgtatatatgcgtgtgtgtgtgtttgtttgtcaattTCTTAGTTTTTGATGTTGCAAGGGTGTGTATACAATAGTATTGATGTGAGAGTCAATttgccattttaattttttttttaatattttgttgattttttaggTGGTGTCAGTGAGGAATTACTTTATAAatgtaaatgcaatgttgcttttTACATGAAGCTACTCAAAAGTAACGCAGTGTTGTACTGTACATATCCATTCTATAGTAAATGGTAATTAATTCCAAACATTGAGTTGTTACTTTCTATAAGTTAGGTTCATCTACTCAATTCAGAACAGGTCTTGACCAGAAGTACTTTTAATGCAATGTAAAATCATCCAGAAACTGTTGGTATTTGATAGTTAATTATCTGTAAACTGTACAGTACAATCTTACTTTATATCTCTAGCTCATTGAATTATTCTATTGCTAAAGAATGCTGTGCAATTATTGGAACCCGAAGTGATATGAAGTTCTGTAAAAGTACCCTAAcagattttatttataataatttgagTGGAATCTAACTTATACATTGTATATGAATTATCTTTTTGTGTATTtatgatatttttctgttttttttttttcgaaaatgaaagcttacaaaaaaaatataattttataaattactCAACAAGGAAAACCAAAACTGCAAAGTCATATAGAAAAGCAAGAAACAATTTACTAAGGTCGTTTAAATTTGATTGAAGAATTGATTTTGCTTGTCTAAATCTCTCATTCTATGAAGGagtaaaattaaaagtaatagACTTCCGTTTGCCTAAGGTTGGAAATTTGAAAACCATAACGAAGGGGTTTTATATAGCAGTGATAACTCTGAAGAACTTATTAATGTTAAAACTAAACTATCTCTATTTTCCAGTGTCGTGGGAGTATTTTGGAAGCAGTAAGGAGAACAGTACATGCCACGGAACTGCCTAGTGTTATAAGTAAATGTGCTGTTGGGTCATCTTTTCAAAATGCTCCTCATCATAATATCCACACATCTGCTGTAGgatttgataaaaacaaaaaagtcAAAACTCCTAAACCCACATTGACCAAGAAAATCCCTACTCCAGAAGTGAAAAAAGCAGCCGCAAAAGTTGCAGGCTGGAAAGACTCTTGGGATGTGCCTAAAAAGGCTTTAGCAGCTGACGCAGCTCTCTCAGCAGCCAAGGGAGCTAGTAGCAAGAATGCTAAAGGTGGTACTCTTCAAGATATAATTGCCAAAGATCCAAAAATCATATTAGCAGGAAAAAGTCCAGAGTCATCATCAGACTCAGATGGTCAGGTATCTAAGTCCTCAAAAGCTGCAGAAAAAAAAGATGCAAAGCCAACCAAGGAAACGCCCACCCCAGAAACAGTAGGCCCTGCATCTGCTGCAACCCCCGAGTCTGCTGTTCAAGAAGTAGCAACTGCTTCTGAGGCTGTTCCTGCTACTCCAGAAGTAGCAGCAAGTTCTGAATCTGTAGCCCCAGAAGCAACAGCTGGAGCCCCCAAAGAAGCAGTTGCAGAAGCAGCAGTAGCATCAGAAGCAGCTGCCCCAGAGGTAATAGCAACCCCTGAAGTTACAGCTCCAGATCCAGCAGCCGTAGTCCCAGAAGCAGCAGCAGTAGCTGCAGCCCCAGAAGCAACAACAGCAGCCCCAGAGGTAGCAGCCACAGCTTCAGAAGCAGCAGCCACAGCTCCAGAAGCAGCAGCTACAACTCCAGAAGCTGCAGCCACAGCTCCAGAAGCAGCAGCCACAGCTCCAGAAGCAGCAGCTACAACTCCAGAAGCTGCAGCCACAGCTCCAGAAGCAGCAACCACAGCTCCAGAAGCAGCCGCCCCAGCTCCAGAAGCAGCAGccacaactccagaaacaacagcagCAGCTATTGCCccagaagcagcagcagctgccccagaagcagcagcagctgccCCAGAAGAAGCAACTGCAGTCTCAGAAGTCACAGCTACTGTTACAACCCCAGAAGTAACATTAGCTGCACCAGAAGTTGTTGAAGCTGTAGAAACAACAGTCCCAGAAGCAGTGGCAGCAACCCCAGAACCAGCTTCAGTTGAAGCAGCAGCGCCAGAAGCAGTGGCAGTAGCTCCAGAACCAGCAGTAGTGCCAGAAACAGTAACAGCAGCCCCAGACCCAGCAGTAGTACCAGAAACAGTGACAGCAGCCCCAGAACCAGCAGTAGTACCAGAAACAGTTGCAGCAGCCCCAGAACCAGCTGTAACACAAGAAACAGTGGCTGCTTCCCCAGAACCAGCCCCAACTGAATCAGCAACCCCAGAACCAGCAGCAGCACCTGAAGCAGTGGCAACAACCCCAGAACCAGTTACTGCTGTCGAACCTGAACCAGTTGCAGCGGTAGAACCTGAACCTGCCATGGAAGTGAAAGCAGTTCCAGAGACAGTGGAAGTGCCTTTGACAGCAGAGGCTATTGAGGCACCTGCAGCTATAGCAACACCAGAGGTAGAGTCACCTGCTGCAGTAGAAGCACCAGCAGTTCAAGAACCACAGGCAGAAGTTGTATCAGTTGAAACTGAATCTGCAGCTAAGGTTGAAGAAATTGTTGAAGAAGTAGCTAAGCCAGTGGAAGGAGAAGAAACTATTTCAGTTGTTGAGGATGTGACAGCAGAAGTTGCAGCTGCAGCAgcaactgctgctgctgttgcagcTGTTGAAGGAGCAACTACAACTCCATTATCTGAAGGTATTTCATAAAGTTTGactttaaatcttttatatttatatgttataagaGTATTTTTGCAGATATTAGGTTTGTTTCACATAGATGTTTTTGATTTAACCTTAAAGTGTTGAttacaaatttttcatatatatttaaggTTTATTAAAGAAGACTATTATGGATAATTATATTATACGCCAAGTTAAATCTGTATTTCGGAAAGTAGAATGCTGGAAGCCTTAGGGCCCCACACGAAAACTGACCAATACAGGAAAAGAAAATGAGGAATAAAAGCTTTTAAGAAATTAAGACAACACAGTAAAGGCAATAAGATAACTAACCCGTTGAGTGCCATTGAATATATTTAATGTTTCTCAAAATTTTACATAATATGTAACATATACCAATAGAAAAGAAATTTATTCATCTATACAATAATTAATGTTTTAAAGTCATATCTTGTACAATCGGTCCTCTGTCATTGTGTGGAGTAGGTAACAGAGACACTCACGATGAGTGAAGAGCCGCGTAATATTGGTGCTCTAGGGGGAGTTAACTCATAACACCCTCGAAACAAATTGCCACTGCCTACATTCTGTTGACTAACACCCTGAATAATTTGCTGTACTATACTATATTGTTTTCACATGGTTTCTATCATGGTATTGTAGTTTATATCACTTTACAAAGGTAATTGTACATTACTAACACAGCTTCAGTGCAAGGTAAGACGACTCATATGaagtacagtaacaacaaaacactatAGTTTATAACTAacaacactcactgatactgtagtgtttattacagtaatatatacagaGTACGATCACACTAGTACAGCCTAATTAGCTAAGGTGAGACGGCACATCACTCATAAGTGATTGCTTTCTTTGGGAGTCCTCACTACCCTACCGGCTTGTCACCTAATACATAACCTATAActaggtacagtactgtattttgtatatccgtactgtacgtactgtaaatACACTGTTAGTAGTTCTTTttcaatgaacatataaatatccTTAGACAAAAGACAGTAAAAGTATGTTAAAAAAGACTGTACAGTTCATGTAGTCCACCATATACCTGGTACAAAGTTCTACGCAGCGAAATCTTGTGATGCATGATGTAATCATTAAGTTGCAATACTGTACTTGCATTTGGTCTATTGAACAAGAAATGTACCTGTACCTGTAAAATCTTTACGTAATAGATATGTAACTCAACACAGCTGtaacaaataaaaatgataacagtagttacctctctctctctctctctctctctctctctctctctctctctctctctctctctctctctctctctctctctctctctcagacatcatTTATATAGGGATGGTATTTACAAAATAGAAGTAAATAAATTAGTAACTTATCGGATACTATCCTGTAAAGAAGCACAATTGATGAGGTGGATGAGAATAGGTTCGGGAGCTACAAATGCTTGAATGATTAAGGGACATACTGAACATGACTCAACTGTGCGAACAAGTCATCAGTGCTGTAAAGAGTTATGATTAAACattaattatgtaaatattttggggctcaagccatgtcgtcctgatggaagttcctatagggtagcttccttgggtatattacaactacggcgatattcccagagaatttaccttaaggtacccagaattctaactcctggagcgaatatccctaataaaagaaccagggatatcgcgaaatatcagaggacgtattcttgacacgccacatggcaatctgcaccccgaacagagataacacttcagaggggtcaattggcaagaaaacgagaaagaaaaaggggagccgctcccaaggctctctcttctcccgtttcgtaagcgtgcattgcgccgatcctggcgccatctgtattcctttttgcgtagcttaacaactcggtgttttttcctgtgtttctcgcaaaatcttggatttaatcaagttattatgctttctccaacttcgtctgcctctgataagttgagtattatttcttttatgtataaatgtaggctcttggtaaatttttaaagtgattaatagtaataatctttgttacaagagccgttgcctaccagaggcgtcctggacgctgtcgctcgctaggtatgagttttagttagccagagtgacgttcccggctgttttgctttaataattttagctgtttagcgttacataggatttccttattcgatgcttttagtattatttgtcttggcgaagtatttgccaattctggcctacgctagaccgtgtagcctagtcatttggccctagtactttcctgcatgatatttggatttccgagtgttttaaaattttattgaagctttaggcagttttatacatttaagattatattgattttttccaagatagtatacgagtgagtttcggtgatttaggtaatcgattctcttggcgcctaggctaagttgcctatggggccttagtatactttctcatactccccggttgctctcttttcttcggagaaggtgtgcaatccctttccttctgtttaagccttgggcttaaccctaatggtttatctgaattaactttcgatacaactatattagggtgttactgttccttcctgttccagtaagtctggcttcagagagggggcagaacatcagagttcttagtctgagtctgtgtttgtctggcttggggttgagactccctcgctagtctgacgcagacataggaggcttagcctccttaggtcactttcgaaggtttctgtacgagatgttccttcttcttgtgatctagcagactagtccttgttgctgttcttggtggcgaggataagatcctttcccttggaatagcaacaccttccttgctttggttcagtgggggttggcaagtattgctggcctccctcctcggatctcccttaggctaagatgagttttcttggctgcgggtgattcattactaaagcaaggttggtaggaccctcttcgtcccttccccctcttttctctgtaatggcctagccgttacagtactgtccgtcattcttcgtctgtacctagcataggttaggatgtggatttaactcagtcccttgccggcctgcagtgtgtgccggccggcaaaggtcttctgctttgagtgctgcccggacctcccttggtccctcatccatgtctgtctgtagagccagacggcattggtcaggaagcctgaattagattctccccttccttatgtgcactctttcgggttgccgggctttggggtagtatactctcttatcccggcatccattctgttttcttctagtgttgtaccctagccggctgccggccacataggccggcagccgggcagtcggagttctctggttcttttgctgccggccggcatcggttgtatacctttgccagccggctattgtcacgccattgtctgccggtcgctacgagcggtggccggcagccgggtgctaccttatgtagttgtcggccggcagtcattgccggtcGGCACTAGCTGTttccggccggcacatgcatttg encodes:
- the LOC137640318 gene encoding uncharacterized protein isoform X2, which translates into the protein MCRGSILEAVRRTVHATELPSVISKCAVGSSFQNAPHHNIHTSAVGFDKNKKVKTPKPTLTKKIPTPEVKKAAAKVAGWKDSWDVPKKALAADAALSAAKGASSKNAKGGTLQDIIAKDPKIILAGKSPESSSDSDGQVSKSSKAAEKKDAKPTKETPTPETVGPASAATPESAVQEVATASEAVPATPEVAASSESVAPEATAGAPKEAVAEAAVASEAAAPEVIATPEVTAPDPAAVVPEAAAVAAAPEATTAAPEVAATASEAAATAPEAAATTPEAAATAPEAAATAPEAAATTPEAAATAPEAATTAPEAAAPAPEAAATTPETTAAAIAPEAAAAAPEAAAAAPEEATAVSEVTATVTTPEVTLAAPEVVEAVETTVPEAVAATPEPASVEAAAPEAVAVAPEPAVVPETVTAAPDPAVVPETVTAAPEPAVVPETVAAAPEPAVTQETVAASPEPAPTESATPEPAAAPEAVATTPEPVTAVEPEPVAAVEPEPAMEVKAVPETVEVPLTAEAIEAPAAIATPEVESPAAVEAPAVQEPQAEVVSVETESAAKVEEIVEEVAKPVEGEETISVVEDVTAEVAAAAATAAAVAAVEGATTTPLSEAPVGVQAGQVTAVIGAVVDVQFKGELPPILNALEVENREPRLVLEVAQHLGGNTVRTIAMDGTEGLVRGQNVNDTGSPISIPVGPATLGRIINVIGEPIDERGPIETATYAAIHAEAPEFKDMNVDQEILVTGIKVVDMLAPYSKGGKIGLFGGAGVGKTVLIMELINNVAKAHGGYSVFAGVGERTREGNDLYHEMIESGVISLTDETSKVALVYGQMNEPPGARARVALTGLTVAEYFRDQEGQDVLFFVDNIFRFTQAGSEVSALLGRIPSAVGYQPTLATDMGSMQERITTTKKGSITSVQAIYVPADDLTDPAPATTFAHLDATTVLSRGIAELGIYPAVDPLDSTSRIMDPNVIGADHYSTARGVQKILQDYKSLQDIIAILGMDELSEEDKLTVARARKVQKFMSQPFQVAEVFTGYEGKFVSLENTIKSFKEILGGKHDNLPEAAFYMVGDITEVQTKADQLSQ
- the LOC137640318 gene encoding uncharacterized protein isoform X1, yielding MLRARSLTRCRGSILEAVRRTVHATELPSVISKCAVGSSFQNAPHHNIHTSAVGFDKNKKVKTPKPTLTKKIPTPEVKKAAAKVAGWKDSWDVPKKALAADAALSAAKGASSKNAKGGTLQDIIAKDPKIILAGKSPESSSDSDGQVSKSSKAAEKKDAKPTKETPTPETVGPASAATPESAVQEVATASEAVPATPEVAASSESVAPEATAGAPKEAVAEAAVASEAAAPEVIATPEVTAPDPAAVVPEAAAVAAAPEATTAAPEVAATASEAAATAPEAAATTPEAAATAPEAAATAPEAAATTPEAAATAPEAATTAPEAAAPAPEAAATTPETTAAAIAPEAAAAAPEAAAAAPEEATAVSEVTATVTTPEVTLAAPEVVEAVETTVPEAVAATPEPASVEAAAPEAVAVAPEPAVVPETVTAAPDPAVVPETVTAAPEPAVVPETVAAAPEPAVTQETVAASPEPAPTESATPEPAAAPEAVATTPEPVTAVEPEPVAAVEPEPAMEVKAVPETVEVPLTAEAIEAPAAIATPEVESPAAVEAPAVQEPQAEVVSVETESAAKVEEIVEEVAKPVEGEETISVVEDVTAEVAAAAATAAAVAAVEGATTTPLSEAPVGVQAGQVTAVIGAVVDVQFKGELPPILNALEVENREPRLVLEVAQHLGGNTVRTIAMDGTEGLVRGQNVNDTGSPISIPVGPATLGRIINVIGEPIDERGPIETATYAAIHAEAPEFKDMNVDQEILVTGIKVVDMLAPYSKGGKIGLFGGAGVGKTVLIMELINNVAKAHGGYSVFAGVGERTREGNDLYHEMIESGVISLTDETSKVALVYGQMNEPPGARARVALTGLTVAEYFRDQEGQDVLFFVDNIFRFTQAGSEVSALLGRIPSAVGYQPTLATDMGSMQERITTTKKGSITSVQAIYVPADDLTDPAPATTFAHLDATTVLSRGIAELGIYPAVDPLDSTSRIMDPNVIGADHYSTARGVQKILQDYKSLQDIIAILGMDELSEEDKLTVARARKVQKFMSQPFQVAEVFTGYEGKFVSLENTIKSFKEILGGKHDNLPEAAFYMVGDITEVQTKADQLSQ